One Brevibacillus choshinensis genomic window carries:
- the lon gene encoding endopeptidase La, with translation MGERSGKRELPLLPLRGLLVYPTMVLHLDVGREKSIRALEQAMVDDNKILLATQEEVHIEEPDAEQIYSIGTVARVKQMLKLPNGTIRVLVEGLQRAKIEEYLQKEDYFVVSITYLKEEKAEENEVEALMRSLLTHFEQYIKLSKKVSPETLTSVQDIEEPGRLADVIASHLPLKMKDKQEILETVNIQERLEILLTILNNEREVLELERKIGNRVKKQMERTQKEYYLREQMKAIQKELGDKDGRQGEVDELRAQLEKSDAPERIKAKIEKELERLEKMPSTSAEGSVIRTYIDTLFALPWTKTTEDNLDIKHAEEVLDEDHYGLEKPKERVLEYLAVQKLVNSMRGPILCLVGPPGVGKTSLARSVARALGREFVRISLGGVRDEAEIRGHRRTYVGALPGRIIQGMKQAGTINPVFLLDEIDKLASDFRGDPASALLEVLDPNQNDKFSDHYIEETYDLTNVMFITTANSLDTIPRPLLDRMEVISISGYTELEKLNILRGYLLPKQMEDHGLGKDKLQMNEDAMLKLVRLYTREAGVRNLNREAANVCRKAAKIIVGGEKKRVVVTAKTLEALLGKPRYRYGLAEKKDQVGSVTGLAWTQAGGDTLNVEVSILAGKGKLTLTGQLGDVMKESAQAAFSYIRSRASEWGIDPEFHEKNDIHIHVPEGAIPKDGPSAGITMATALVSALTGIPVKKEVGMTGEITLRGRVLPIGGLKEKCMSAHRAGLTTIILPKDNEKDIEDIPESVREALTFYPVEHLDEVLRHALTKQPVGDKK, from the coding sequence TTGGGCGAACGTTCCGGTAAGAGAGAATTACCGCTTCTCCCGTTGCGAGGCTTGCTTGTATATCCGACTATGGTTCTTCATTTGGACGTTGGACGGGAAAAGTCCATTCGTGCATTGGAGCAAGCGATGGTGGACGACAACAAGATCTTGCTTGCGACGCAGGAAGAAGTACACATAGAAGAACCTGATGCTGAACAAATCTACAGCATCGGAACCGTTGCGCGCGTAAAACAAATGCTGAAGCTGCCAAACGGTACGATCCGTGTATTGGTGGAAGGCTTGCAGCGTGCCAAAATCGAGGAATATCTTCAAAAAGAAGATTACTTCGTCGTGTCCATTACATACTTGAAGGAAGAAAAAGCGGAAGAAAACGAAGTGGAAGCGTTGATGCGCTCTTTGCTGACCCATTTCGAGCAGTATATCAAGCTGTCGAAAAAGGTTTCTCCCGAGACGCTCACATCCGTGCAGGACATCGAAGAACCAGGAAGGCTGGCTGATGTCATCGCCTCCCATCTGCCGCTCAAAATGAAGGATAAACAGGAGATTCTGGAGACAGTCAATATCCAGGAGCGTTTGGAAATCCTTTTGACCATTTTGAACAACGAGCGCGAAGTTCTGGAGCTGGAGCGAAAAATCGGCAATCGCGTGAAGAAGCAGATGGAGCGCACGCAAAAGGAATATTACCTGCGTGAGCAAATGAAGGCGATCCAGAAAGAGCTCGGGGACAAGGACGGGCGACAGGGCGAAGTCGATGAGCTGCGCGCTCAGCTGGAAAAGTCCGACGCACCGGAGCGCATCAAAGCCAAGATCGAGAAAGAGCTGGAGCGCCTGGAGAAAATGCCGTCTACTTCTGCAGAGGGCTCTGTCATCCGCACCTACATCGATACGCTGTTTGCGCTGCCGTGGACCAAGACGACAGAAGACAATCTCGACATCAAGCATGCGGAAGAAGTGCTGGATGAAGATCACTACGGACTGGAAAAACCGAAAGAGCGCGTACTGGAGTACTTGGCTGTACAGAAGCTGGTCAATTCCATGCGCGGTCCGATTCTCTGCCTGGTAGGTCCTCCAGGGGTGGGGAAAACCTCTCTGGCCCGCTCTGTTGCACGAGCGCTGGGTCGTGAGTTCGTGCGGATATCCCTCGGGGGTGTACGGGATGAAGCTGAGATTCGCGGACATCGCCGTACGTACGTAGGGGCTCTGCCGGGACGCATTATTCAAGGGATGAAGCAGGCGGGTACGATCAATCCCGTGTTCCTGCTGGATGAGATCGACAAGCTCGCGTCTGATTTCCGCGGGGATCCAGCGTCAGCTTTGCTGGAAGTGCTCGACCCGAACCAAAATGACAAGTTCAGCGATCATTATATAGAAGAAACGTATGACTTGACGAACGTCATGTTCATTACGACCGCAAACAGCCTCGACACCATTCCGCGACCATTGCTCGACCGGATGGAAGTCATTTCGATTTCGGGCTACACGGAGCTGGAAAAACTGAATATCCTCCGCGGCTACCTGCTGCCGAAGCAGATGGAAGATCATGGTCTCGGCAAGGATAAGCTGCAAATGAACGAGGATGCCATGCTTAAGCTGGTCCGCCTGTACACGCGCGAAGCCGGTGTGCGCAACCTGAACAGGGAAGCGGCCAATGTCTGTCGAAAAGCGGCCAAGATCATCGTCGGCGGAGAGAAGAAGCGTGTAGTGGTGACGGCCAAAACGCTGGAAGCCCTCCTCGGAAAACCTCGCTACCGCTACGGTCTGGCTGAGAAAAAAGACCAGGTCGGCTCTGTAACGGGTCTCGCCTGGACACAGGCTGGCGGGGATACGCTGAACGTGGAAGTCAGCATCCTTGCAGGGAAAGGCAAGCTGACCTTGACTGGACAGCTGGGCGATGTGATGAAGGAATCCGCTCAGGCGGCATTCAGCTATATTCGTTCCCGTGCGAGCGAATGGGGAATCGATCCGGAGTTCCACGAAAAGAACGACATCCATATCCACGTTCCGGAAGGCGCCATTCCAAAGGATGGTCCATCTGCAGGCATTACGATGGCGACTGCGCTCGTATCGGCGCTGACCGGAATTCCTGTGAAAAAGGAAGTCGGAATGACAGGTGAAATCACCCTGCGCGGCCGGGTGCTTCCAATCGGCGGACTGAAGGAAAAATGCATGTCCGCTCATCGGGCAGGACTCACGACCATCATTTTGCCAAAAGACAATGAGAAAGACATCGAAGATATTCCAGAAAGCGTACGGGAAGCCCTCACGTTCTATCCGGTTGAGCATTTGGACGAAGTGCTGCGGCATGCCCTGACGAAACAGCCAGTAGGTGACAAAAAATGA
- the hemB gene encoding porphobilinogen synthase — protein sequence MTQTFDRHRRLRRSAAMRNLVRENHVRMEDLIYPLFVVEGSNVKNEIPSMPGVYHLSLDQLAIEMKEIVEAGIQSVIMFGVPEEKDACGSGAYDDNAITQEAIRQIKEAYPEMVVIADTCLCEYTDHGHCGVLQDGDVDNDESLKLLAQTAVSQAKAGADIIAPSNMMDGFVIAIREALDEAGFTHIPIMSYAVKYASAFYGPFREAANSTPQFGDRKSYQMDPSNSREGLREAASDVKEGADFLIVKPGLAFMDMVVRLRENFNQPIVAYNVSGEYSMVKAAAANGWIDEEKIVMETLVGFKRAGADLIITYHAKDVSKWLKG from the coding sequence ATGACACAAACATTTGACCGCCATCGCCGCCTGCGTAGAAGCGCGGCCATGCGCAATCTGGTTCGGGAAAATCACGTTCGGATGGAGGATTTGATCTATCCACTGTTTGTCGTAGAAGGCAGCAACGTAAAAAACGAAATCCCGTCCATGCCAGGTGTGTATCACCTTTCCTTGGATCAATTGGCTATCGAGATGAAAGAAATCGTAGAGGCAGGGATCCAGTCCGTCATCATGTTTGGCGTGCCGGAAGAAAAAGATGCATGCGGCTCTGGAGCGTATGACGACAATGCCATTACGCAGGAAGCGATTCGTCAGATCAAGGAAGCTTATCCGGAAATGGTCGTCATCGCAGATACCTGTCTGTGTGAATATACCGATCACGGTCATTGCGGCGTGCTGCAAGACGGTGATGTAGATAATGACGAATCTCTCAAGCTCTTGGCTCAAACAGCCGTTTCCCAAGCGAAGGCAGGGGCTGACATCATTGCACCTTCCAATATGATGGACGGATTCGTGATTGCGATCCGGGAAGCTCTCGACGAAGCAGGGTTTACCCATATTCCGATCATGTCCTATGCCGTCAAATACGCGTCTGCGTTCTACGGTCCTTTCCGCGAAGCAGCGAATTCCACGCCGCAGTTTGGCGACCGCAAAAGCTATCAAATGGACCCTTCCAATTCGCGTGAAGGTTTGCGTGAAGCGGCTTCCGATGTGAAGGAAGGAGCAGACTTCCTGATCGTCAAGCCTGGTCTCGCATTCATGGACATGGTGGTGCGCCTGCGTGAAAACTTCAACCAGCCGATCGTGGCATACAACGTGAGCGGCGAGTATTCCATGGTGAAGGCAGCGGCCGCGAATGGCTGGATCGACGAAGAGAAGATCGTGATGGAGACACTGGTCGGCTTCAAGCGTGCGGGTGCCGATTTGATCATTACGTATCACGCGAAAGACGTTTCCAAATGGCTGAAAGGGTGA
- the yihA gene encoding ribosome biogenesis GTP-binding protein YihA/YsxC, with product MKVTSSEFVISAVGPKQYPEDGLHEIALVGRSNVGKSSLLNKMMNRKGLARISSRPGKTQTLNYFRVNNMLYFVDFPGYGYAKVAKTIKEQWGKMIEGYLKNRKELRFVIQLVDIRHAPSKDDIAMYDWCKQIGIPTVVVATKGDKIARGRWLQHTKVIRQSLRLRGDDTIIIFSSETGQGKDELWGEILRRLRAGDSEAETDKAHGSHAPAQETPAPAMQKND from the coding sequence ATGAAAGTAACTTCATCCGAGTTTGTCATCAGTGCTGTAGGACCCAAGCAGTACCCGGAGGACGGCCTGCACGAGATTGCCCTCGTGGGCCGTTCCAACGTAGGTAAGTCGTCTCTTTTGAACAAAATGATGAATCGCAAAGGGCTGGCGCGCATCAGTTCCCGCCCTGGCAAAACGCAGACGTTGAATTACTTCCGCGTCAACAACATGCTCTATTTCGTTGACTTCCCTGGCTACGGCTACGCAAAAGTGGCCAAGACCATTAAAGAGCAATGGGGCAAAATGATTGAAGGCTACCTCAAGAATCGCAAAGAGCTCCGTTTTGTGATTCAATTGGTGGACATTCGCCACGCTCCGAGCAAGGACGATATTGCCATGTACGATTGGTGCAAGCAAATCGGAATTCCGACCGTGGTAGTCGCTACCAAAGGGGATAAGATTGCACGCGGACGCTGGCTGCAGCATACGAAGGTCATCCGTCAAAGCTTGAGACTGCGCGGCGATGATACGATCATTATCTTTTCGTCCGAGACAGGACAAGGCAAGGATGAGCTGTGGGGCGAGATTCTTCGCCGCTTGCGTGCAGGCGACTCGGAAGCAGAAACCGATAAGGCGCATGGTTCACATGCACCTGCGCAAGAAACACCGGCACCTGCGATGCAGAAAAACGACTAG
- the hemC gene encoding hydroxymethylbilane synthase: MKNWNVGTRRSRLALIQTNWVVDQLKKVSPESEFTLHEIVTKGDRILDVTLSKVGGKGLFVKEIEQSLYDKETDFAVHSLKDMPAELPEGLVIGAIPKRVDPRDVLLSKDGKTLDELPEGAVVGTSSLRRAAQLMAYRPDIQIESLRGNIDTRMRKLEEGNFDGIILAAAGLERASFEGTISQYLPVEISLPAVGQGALAIECRSDDEETLELLRRLDDQPTRLAVTAERSFLHKLQGGCQVPIGAYATIGEGNLITMTGMVGSPDGKQMFKNTASGHDPLALGIQVAEALLAQGAGDVLAEVLRENQQ; this comes from the coding sequence ATGAAAAATTGGAACGTGGGTACGCGTCGCAGCCGATTGGCTTTGATTCAAACGAATTGGGTGGTCGATCAACTGAAAAAGGTCTCTCCCGAATCGGAGTTCACCTTGCACGAGATCGTGACCAAAGGCGACCGAATCCTGGACGTGACGCTGTCCAAAGTCGGCGGAAAAGGCTTGTTTGTCAAAGAGATCGAACAATCTCTGTACGATAAAGAAACGGACTTCGCCGTTCACAGCTTGAAGGACATGCCTGCTGAATTACCGGAAGGACTGGTAATCGGAGCGATCCCGAAGCGGGTCGATCCTCGGGATGTGCTGCTTTCCAAGGATGGAAAAACGCTGGATGAGCTGCCTGAAGGAGCGGTGGTGGGTACAAGCAGCCTGCGGCGTGCCGCCCAGCTGATGGCGTATCGCCCTGACATTCAGATTGAATCCTTGCGTGGCAATATCGACACGCGCATGCGCAAGCTGGAGGAAGGGAATTTTGACGGAATTATTTTGGCCGCTGCAGGTCTGGAGCGCGCCAGCTTCGAGGGGACCATTTCACAGTATTTGCCGGTAGAAATCAGTCTGCCTGCAGTCGGTCAGGGTGCACTTGCGATCGAGTGCCGCTCAGACGATGAAGAGACACTCGAACTGCTGCGACGTCTCGACGATCAGCCGACGAGATTGGCTGTAACGGCGGAGCGCAGCTTCCTGCACAAGCTTCAGGGTGGCTGCCAGGTGCCGATCGGGGCGTATGCGACCATCGGTGAAGGGAATTTGATTACCATGACAGGCATGGTGGGTTCCCCTGACGGCAAGCAAATGTTTAAAAATACAGCGAGCGGTCATGATCCCCTCGCACTGGGCATACAAGTAGCGGAGGCGTTGCTTGCACAAGGCGCAGGAGACGTTCTGGCTGAGGTCTTGCGGGAGAATCAGCAATGA
- the hemA gene encoding glutamyl-tRNA reductase codes for MDILLLGLNYKTAPVEIREKFTFSDDGTARALHLLSQTKSIAECIILGTCNRTEIYVVCDQANIGRDYTRRFLAEWFGVEKEQFKDHLYIKENEQAIDHLFRVSSGLDSMVVGETQILGQVRDAFLLAQEHATTGTVFNTLFKQAITFAKRAHTETAIGQNAVSVSYAAVELGKKIFGSFAGKSVLIVGAGKMSELTAKHLHANGSEKVVVANRTLERAQLLAEKFKGDSCTMEQLPEALLTADIVISSTGANGYVLGKNELAPIMKKRKHRPLFLVDIAVPRDLNPDLHDLDNVFLYDIDDLEGIVASNVAERSREADRIDAMIQDEIVAFTNWYQTLGVAPLIAALREKTLGVQAEAIRKIENKLPNLTERELHIIRKTTKGIVNQLMHDPVVRLKEMAASRNGEEVLEMFTKMFALEEILERTEQEAKWADEKTKQVSPREQVLASRVRD; via the coding sequence ATGGATATTCTTTTGCTGGGCCTCAATTATAAAACGGCGCCTGTCGAAATTCGCGAAAAGTTTACATTCAGCGATGACGGGACCGCACGTGCTCTTCATCTACTCTCCCAGACGAAGAGTATCGCCGAATGCATCATTCTCGGAACGTGCAATCGCACGGAGATTTATGTTGTATGTGATCAGGCCAACATCGGCCGTGATTATACTCGCCGCTTTTTGGCGGAATGGTTTGGTGTGGAGAAAGAGCAATTCAAGGATCATTTGTATATAAAGGAAAACGAGCAGGCGATCGATCACCTGTTCCGCGTCTCCTCCGGTCTCGATTCCATGGTTGTGGGCGAGACGCAAATCTTGGGTCAGGTGCGGGATGCCTTTCTGCTGGCGCAAGAGCATGCGACGACAGGGACGGTGTTCAACACGCTGTTCAAGCAGGCGATTACATTTGCGAAGCGTGCGCATACAGAGACGGCGATCGGACAAAATGCCGTATCGGTCAGCTATGCTGCAGTCGAGCTCGGGAAAAAGATCTTCGGCTCCTTTGCCGGCAAATCCGTACTGATCGTCGGGGCAGGAAAAATGAGTGAGCTGACCGCCAAGCATTTGCATGCGAACGGATCGGAAAAAGTCGTCGTTGCCAACCGGACGCTGGAAAGAGCGCAGCTGCTGGCAGAAAAATTCAAAGGGGATTCCTGTACGATGGAGCAGCTGCCAGAAGCGCTGCTCACCGCAGACATCGTCATCAGTTCGACCGGGGCAAACGGTTATGTCCTGGGTAAAAATGAACTGGCGCCCATCATGAAAAAGCGCAAGCATCGTCCGTTGTTCCTGGTGGACATTGCGGTGCCGCGTGATCTGAACCCAGACCTGCACGATCTGGACAATGTGTTCCTGTACGATATTGATGACCTGGAAGGAATCGTGGCGAGCAACGTGGCGGAGCGTTCCCGGGAAGCCGATCGCATCGACGCCATGATCCAAGACGAGATCGTCGCTTTCACCAACTGGTACCAAACGCTGGGTGTGGCTCCTCTGATTGCAGCTCTGCGTGAAAAAACGTTGGGTGTCCAAGCAGAAGCGATACGGAAGATCGAAAACAAGCTGCCTAACCTGACAGAACGAGAGCTACATATCATCCGTAAGACCACGAAAGGAATCGTCAATCAGCTCATGCATGATCCGGTCGTGCGACTGAAAGAAATGGCGGCTTCGAGAAATGGTGAAGAGGTATTGGAGATGTTCACCAAGATGTTTGCCTTGGAGGAAATTCTGGAGCGCACGGAACAGGAAGCGAAGTGGGCAGACGAGAAAACCAAACAGGTATCCCCTCGTGAGCAGGTTCTGGCATCCCGCGTCCGTGACTAG
- a CDS encoding uroporphyrinogen-III synthase gives MTKPDAQAGSAGALTGKRIMVTRARSQVRELVDTIEGLGGEAYAFPILKMVEPDDKRNLDEAIAKLGTFDWVIFTSVNGVRFFVERMREIGVGIEAIKGQVAAVGPKTAAALTEQGLNVAVIPSDYVAEGLLTSLHDQLKPGQRVLLPRADIARKTLPKELAALGMAVTEVDVYHTVIDGEQAPEAARRLRNKEIDSILFTSSSTVTHFIQAMAPFAEKGWLDQVKIACIGPITAETARKNGLTVHVVATEFTVEGLLAALIEKLGGK, from the coding sequence ATGACCAAGCCGGATGCGCAGGCTGGATCTGCTGGAGCGCTCACCGGCAAGCGCATCATGGTGACGCGGGCTCGCAGCCAGGTGCGGGAGCTGGTGGATACGATAGAAGGATTGGGAGGAGAGGCGTATGCCTTTCCTATTCTGAAAATGGTGGAGCCGGACGATAAGCGTAATCTGGACGAGGCCATCGCAAAGCTAGGCACTTTTGACTGGGTGATCTTTACCAGTGTCAACGGCGTTCGGTTCTTTGTGGAGCGGATGCGAGAGATTGGTGTAGGGATCGAGGCAATCAAGGGCCAGGTAGCGGCGGTCGGACCCAAGACGGCAGCGGCACTGACAGAGCAAGGGCTGAATGTAGCGGTCATCCCATCCGATTATGTGGCGGAAGGGCTTTTGACCAGCCTGCACGATCAGTTGAAGCCGGGGCAGCGTGTCCTCCTGCCTCGTGCTGACATCGCCCGCAAGACTTTGCCGAAGGAGCTTGCTGCGCTAGGCATGGCCGTGACTGAGGTAGATGTTTACCATACCGTCATTGACGGCGAGCAAGCGCCTGAGGCAGCTAGGCGCCTGAGAAACAAAGAAATAGACAGCATCCTGTTTACGAGCTCTTCCACCGTGACCCATTTCATACAAGCGATGGCTCCTTTTGCCGAAAAGGGTTGGCTCGACCAGGTGAAAATCGCCTGCATCGGACCGATCACTGCCGAAACGGCGCGGAAAAACGGGCTGACGGTTCACGTGGTAGCGACAGAATTTACAGTGGAAGGCTTGCTTGCAGCTTTGATAGAAAAATTGGGAGGGAAATGA
- a CDS encoding cytochrome C assembly family protein: MAEVRWIYDLTIFLYAASVLFYFNDFLQSNRKVNRLAFGLLVVVWALQTAFFVSQTIMKTYFPVITLFETLFFYSWVLVSLSLAIHYFFRIDLLVFFTNIIGFVVLVMSMFLPETPIVAVSSILTSELLLTHVTLAMFSYGAFSLSMIFSGMYLLQHKMLKERRWTQLLRRLPSLDQLEGYAYRMNMLGVPMLLLSIVLGIIWGKMVLPEKFMFDAKVFLSIMVLVSYSIWLYKRYRDTMPMRRMQQWNVSAFALLLINFFGANTSTFHSWW, translated from the coding sequence ATGGCCGAGGTGAGATGGATCTACGACCTGACGATCTTTCTCTACGCTGCAAGTGTTCTCTTCTATTTTAACGACTTCTTGCAAAGCAACCGGAAAGTCAATCGCCTGGCTTTCGGGTTGCTTGTTGTCGTTTGGGCCTTGCAAACCGCTTTTTTTGTTTCACAGACCATTATGAAAACGTATTTTCCTGTCATCACCTTGTTTGAAACGCTCTTTTTTTATTCGTGGGTGTTGGTGAGTCTGTCACTCGCCATTCACTATTTTTTTCGAATAGATTTACTGGTGTTTTTTACCAACATCATCGGGTTTGTCGTTCTGGTCATGTCGATGTTCTTGCCGGAGACTCCGATCGTGGCTGTCTCCAGCATCCTGACATCGGAGCTGCTTCTGACGCATGTGACACTCGCGATGTTTAGCTACGGGGCGTTTTCGCTTTCGATGATTTTCTCAGGAATGTATCTGCTGCAGCACAAGATGCTCAAGGAACGGCGATGGACACAGCTGCTGAGGCGCCTGCCGAGCTTGGACCAGCTGGAAGGCTACGCCTACCGGATGAACATGCTGGGTGTGCCGATGCTGCTATTGTCTATTGTACTGGGGATTATTTGGGGAAAAATGGTATTGCCGGAGAAGTTTATGTTCGATGCAAAAGTGTTCCTTTCCATCATGGTGCTTGTCAGCTATTCGATTTGGCTTTACAAGCGGTACCGGGACACCATGCCGATGCGCAGGATGCAGCAGTGGAACGTCTCGGCGTTTGCCTTGCTGCTCATCAACTTCTTTGGAGCGAACACATCTACATTTCACAGCTGGTGGTAA
- a CDS encoding DMT family transporter, translating into MKKPWMADTTLFLIAFIWGSTFLIVQQAISSLPPNTFNAVRFTVAALFLVIIQAVLYRHQWKEWRGPLFKAGIILGFWLCLGYALQTVGLLYTTPSKAGFITGLSVVLVPLFSLLLMKERVKPAAVVGVVLAAVGLYLLTQSQEFSFNLGDILVFGCAICFAMQIVFTGKYAPHFPALPLAITQLGTVAVMSWIYAFFFEDYGRAFDPQILFSPEVAFGLVITSIFATALAFLAQTALQKQTSSTRVALIFALEPVFAALTSYVFINEILSGRQLTGCLMIFVGMILAELPIQQWMQSSRTRKGKANDGSESA; encoded by the coding sequence TTGAAAAAACCATGGATGGCAGACACCACGCTTTTTCTCATTGCATTTATTTGGGGGAGTACATTCCTAATCGTCCAGCAGGCGATCTCATCCCTGCCTCCCAATACGTTCAACGCAGTCCGCTTCACAGTAGCCGCTCTTTTTCTAGTCATCATCCAAGCTGTTCTTTACCGTCATCAATGGAAGGAGTGGCGCGGCCCGCTGTTTAAAGCCGGCATCATCCTCGGCTTCTGGCTCTGTCTCGGATACGCCCTGCAAACCGTCGGGCTCTTGTATACGACGCCTTCCAAAGCAGGCTTTATCACCGGATTGTCCGTCGTCCTGGTGCCGCTGTTTTCCCTTCTATTGATGAAGGAACGGGTCAAGCCCGCTGCTGTGGTCGGTGTTGTTCTTGCCGCTGTCGGGCTCTACTTGCTGACGCAAAGCCAGGAGTTCTCCTTTAATCTCGGAGATATCCTCGTCTTCGGATGCGCAATCTGCTTCGCCATGCAGATCGTCTTTACGGGAAAGTACGCGCCGCATTTCCCAGCCCTGCCGCTCGCGATCACACAGCTGGGAACCGTCGCCGTCATGAGCTGGATCTATGCCTTCTTCTTTGAAGACTATGGCCGTGCGTTTGATCCACAGATTTTGTTCAGCCCTGAAGTCGCGTTTGGCCTCGTCATCACTTCCATTTTTGCGACGGCCTTGGCTTTTCTTGCTCAAACTGCCCTGCAAAAGCAGACCAGTTCGACCAGAGTCGCACTCATTTTTGCTCTGGAGCCCGTATTTGCCGCATTGACCTCCTATGTTTTCATCAATGAGATCTTGAGCGGACGCCAGCTCACCGGATGTCTCATGATTTTTGTGGGGATGATCCTCGCCGAGCTCCCGATTCAGCAATGGATGCAGAGCAGCCGCACACGAAAGGGAAAGGCAAATGACGGCAGTGAGTCTGCCTGA
- a CDS encoding protein O-GlcNAcase, producing MSELARFAVRGVIEGFYGTPWTHAERLDMIDFLSRHDYNTYFYSPKDDLYLREKWMEIHPDAAYREIDELIRATQQGGIRFVYCLSPGLSMEYSNRGHSDRLLHKYRSMFDRGVRYFGLLFDDIPMHLLHSEDVERYAHLAEAHVDVTMRVWEAVSQWSDEVKLVICPTQYNGLGKEPYIQHLGLHLPVEIDLFWTGRFVCSPFLTDGDAQRFQKYTQHKPLYWDNYPVNDLAMANELHIGPLRHRDPELWSHSAGYVANAMSRPECSKIPLITTAAYLRDPHGYDPQTAWEQAVIEVAGPVDAAAFMRFADNVQSSFLNEIESPAMMEALLKFRFQFLQGDRREAVMQLQALFVEMEESAEQLLKGMTNQKLAIECRPWLEKYRHWAKVGQSAVGLVEAGTSGRLTQAAYHLLKLKQWLKRTERLPHKVCGQVMKLFVEAVLQEVRKPT from the coding sequence GTGAGCGAGCTTGCACGCTTTGCCGTACGCGGTGTGATCGAAGGTTTTTACGGAACGCCCTGGACGCACGCAGAGCGGCTGGACATGATCGATTTCCTCAGTCGGCATGATTACAATACGTACTTTTATTCCCCGAAGGACGATTTGTACCTGCGGGAAAAATGGATGGAAATACACCCTGATGCTGCCTATCGAGAGATCGATGAGCTGATCCGTGCTACCCAGCAAGGGGGCATCCGATTCGTATACTGCCTAAGTCCGGGCCTTAGCATGGAGTACTCCAACCGCGGGCATAGTGACAGGCTTTTGCACAAATATCGTTCGATGTTTGACAGAGGCGTTCGGTATTTTGGTCTCCTTTTTGATGATATCCCGATGCACCTTTTGCATTCGGAAGACGTCGAGCGTTATGCACACCTGGCCGAAGCGCATGTCGATGTGACGATGAGGGTGTGGGAGGCAGTAAGTCAATGGTCGGATGAGGTCAAGCTCGTGATTTGCCCGACCCAGTACAATGGCCTCGGTAAAGAACCGTACATCCAGCATCTGGGGCTTCATCTGCCGGTTGAGATTGACCTTTTCTGGACGGGGCGCTTTGTCTGTTCACCCTTTTTGACGGATGGCGATGCGCAGCGCTTTCAGAAGTATACACAGCATAAGCCGCTGTATTGGGACAATTATCCGGTAAACGATCTAGCCATGGCGAACGAGCTGCACATTGGGCCATTGCGACACCGTGACCCAGAGCTGTGGAGCCACTCGGCTGGCTATGTGGCCAATGCTATGTCCAGGCCGGAATGCTCGAAGATTCCTTTGATTACGACAGCTGCCTATTTGCGTGATCCGCATGGCTATGATCCGCAGACAGCTTGGGAGCAAGCCGTGATCGAAGTGGCGGGACCCGTGGATGCAGCGGCATTTATGCGGTTTGCCGATAACGTGCAGAGCTCCTTTCTCAACGAAATCGAGTCACCAGCGATGATGGAAGCCTTGCTGAAGTTTCGTTTCCAGTTCCTTCAGGGAGATCGGCGTGAAGCGGTGATGCAGCTGCAAGCGTTGTTCGTCGAGATGGAGGAGTCCGCCGAGCAGCTGCTGAAGGGGATGACAAACCAGAAGCTGGCGATTGAATGCAGGCCGTGGCTGGAGAAGTATCGGCATTGGGCAAAAGTCGGGCAATCCGCGGTTGGCCTGGTAGAAGCAGGGACGAGTGGGCGGCTGACGCAAGCCGCATACCACTTGCTGAAGCTCAAGCAATGGCTAAAACGGACGGAGAGGCTTCCCCACAAGGTGTGCGGTCAAGTCATGAAGCTGTTCGTAGAGGCTGTCCTGCAGGAAGTGCGCAAGCCGACGTAA